The Naumovozyma dairenensis CBS 421 chromosome 3, complete genome genome has a window encoding:
- the NDAI0C02210 gene encoding uncharacterized protein (similar to Saccharomyces cerevisiae PRO1 (YDR300C) and YHR033W; ancestral locus Anc_5.318): MSGFIAGSNDTTTASTATPLSPASTLETQSYTIVIKIGSSSLVDNVTREPKLSIMTKVVETVSCLKKLGHKVIIVSSGGIAIGLNSMNIINKPQVLSEIQALAAIGQGKLISMWEMLFRQYDQKVAQILLTRNDILNWNQFKNAQNTINALLNLNVVPIVNENDTLSISEIKFGDNDNLSAITSVLINADYLFLFTDVDCLYTENPNQLQSHLHSQHSSTSLASLSSWASRISLNDQSPASTSMFNSQMNLQKLTSPDLQNYNPNIENDTINGPTPILTVFNTKQKNISKLLKNCSTLNKSGSNIGSGGMTTKIMAAELATNVGIHTIIMNSIQPLNVLKIINYIELEFDTKKNFKDFNYKEELNNIIKLNIPLHTKFIANKKARNNKNLKRKKNKSTQNSYSYSYSYHDDIKDGNDELMESIDKNDYINKREFWILHGLISKGSIIIDNESYNDLISSTTKEYEGLLPKDIIDIEDNFHELECVEVKVGQKLPNGQLNYEIPLKLIGRARCNYTSLEINKIKGLKNSNQIEDILGYADSKFIANKENLALLPR; the protein is encoded by the coding sequence ATGTCTGGATTTATAGCGGGATCCAATGACACCACTACCGCCTCTACAGCTACCCCATTATCACCCGCCTCGACATTGGAAACACAATCATACACAATAGTAATCAAAATTGGTAGCTCATCATTAGTCGATAATGTAACTAGAGAACCAAAATTGTCAATAATGACTAAAGTGGTCGAAACTGTTAGttgtttgaaaaaattgggTCATAAAGTAATAATCGTCTCAAGTGGTGGAATTGCCATTGgattaaattcaatgaatattataaataaacCACAAGTTTTATCAGAAATTCAAGCATTAGCAGCAATAGGTCAAGGaaaattgatttcaatgTGGGAAATGTTATTCAGACAATATGATCAAAAAGTGGCtcaaattttattaacaagaaatgatatattaaattgGAATCAATTTAAAAATGCTCAAAATACAATTAATGCTTTATTAAATCTAAATGTTGTACCCATTgtaaatgaaaatgatactttatcaattagtgaaattaaattcggtgataatgataatttatctGCCATTACATCTGTCTTAATTAATGCAGATTATTTGTTCTTATTTACTGACGTGGATTGTCTCTATACAGAAAACCCAAACCAATTACAATCACATTTACACTCACAACATTCTTCAACTTCTCTTGCCTCTTTATCCTCTTGGGCATCAagaatttctttgaatgatCAATCTCCAGCTTCAACTTCAATGTTTAATTCTCAAAtgaatttacaaaaattgaCTTCCCCTGATCTTCAAAATTACAACcctaatattgaaaatgatactATTAATGGTCCAACTCCAATATTAACCGTATTTAATacaaaacagaaaaatatttccaaattattgaaaaattgttcCACTTTAAATAAATCCGGTTCTAACATTGGTTCAGGTGGTATGACAACTAAAATTATGGCCGCTGAATTAGCAACTAATGTCGGAATCcatacaataataatgaatagTATTCAACCATTAAAcgttttaaaaataattaattatattgaattggaatttgataccaaaaaaaattttaaagattttaattataaagaagaattgaataatattattaaattaaatatacCATTACATACAAAATTCATCGCTAATAAAAAGgcaagaaataataaaaatttaaaacgaaaaaaaaataaatctacACAAAattcttattcttattcttattcttatcatgatgatattaaagatggtaatgatgaattgatgGAAAGTAtagataaaaatgattaTATTAATAAGAGAGAATTTTGGATCCTTCATGGTTTAATATCAAAAGGTTCCATCATTATAGATAACGAAtcatataatgatttaatttcatccaCTACAAAGGAATATGAAGGTTTATTACCCAAAGATATTATAGATATCGAAGATAATTTCCATGAATTAGAATGTGTAGAAGTGAAAGTGGGACAAAAATTACCAAACGGTCAATTAAATTATGAAATACCATTAAAATTGATAGGAAGAGCAAGATGTAACTATACAAGTTtggaaattaataaaattaaaggtttgaaaaatagtaatcaaattgaagatatattaGGTTACGCAGATTCGAAATTTATTGCtaataaggaaaatttGGCTCTTTTACCACGttaa
- the BRL1 gene encoding Brl1p (similar to Saccharomyces cerevisiae BRL1 (YHR036W); ancestral locus Anc_5.309): MEVFSRLSLDDNDTNRTITNEDNNETTKELVGISNLSLNDSHMNMNMNTHQDIHSDINSLPPSVIKTYLPHFPNYPSPLRNTFQFYDSMGDSYEMDIDDDIEENDAQETEQESRRINGTPVATTSSSSGVQFNGNNFKVPIKKKKASVHFVEPKRNFARRNNETPHTDKENNDEEANDDDELSGAEEEEGEDEEKNNKLSNTTMLKALLSPTKLGVAAATKIDGITHLPIEEEKKRAEGDPNVSEAIEAIGNEPVPAHSSSSSMSSSFDIESTERLKEELRLRQSNGQPINVSINNHNYYYPNGEAFPLTERYPPMKHGAMSAYYNNAKYYNAQGDDDNDATDDNKYILPHPWSNNSHPIWKVSYTIISYLQILLNFITTMIIISSLIIFINSIRNDLNSIWTTRKNELEIESKICKEKYFLNRCHLHSKLPALETQCATWSDCMNRNNDIFFRARSILTAKLVGDIINSFIDPIGWKPLFVILFGLAIWCFSSNFLLGFARAKIYYGDPVKYYHHQKQQQQGQDQGQKSQEREHNQTRHSSDQPLVVRKM, encoded by the coding sequence ATGGAAGTATTCAGTAGATTATCCcttgatgataatgatactaACCGTACTATTACcaatgaagataataatgagaCTACAAAGGAGTTAGTTGGTATCTCAAATTTGAGTTTAAATGATTCACATATGAACATGAATATGAACACACATCAAGATATTCATAGTGATATAAATTCGTTACCACCATCGGTCATAAAGACATATTTACCACATTTCCCCAATTATCCGTCACCTTTAAGGAATACTTTCCAATTTTATGATTCAATGGGGGATAGTTACGAAAtggatattgatgatgacatCGAGGAGAATGATGCTCAAGAAACGGAGCAAGAATCCAGACGAATAAATGGGACCCCAGTTGCTACAACGTCCTCATCATCAGGTGTACAGTTTAATGGGAATAATTTCAAGGTTCCCatcaaaaagaagaaagcaTCGGTTCATTTTGTTGAACCAAAGAGGAACTTTGCGAGAAGGAATAATGAGACACCCCATActgataaagaaaataatgacgAAGAAGCAAACgacgatgatgaattgTCAGGGGcagaagaggaagaaggagaagatgaagagaaaaacaataaattatctaatACTACTATGTTGAAAGCTTTATTATCACCAACGAAATTAGGTGTTGCAGCAGCAACAAAGATAGATGGGATTACTCATTTACCGATCGAAGAGGAAAAAAAGCGAGCTGAAGGGGACCCGAATGTATCTGAGGCTATTGAAGCAATAGGGAATGAACCTGTACCAGCACACTCGTCGTCGTCGTCCATGTCATCATCTTTTGATATAGAATCTACTGAGAGACTTAAAGAGGAATTAAGGTTACGTCAGTCTAATGGACAACCCATCAATGTTTCCATTAACAATCATAATTACTATTACCCCAATGGAGAGGCATTTCCATTAACTGAAAGGTATCCACCAATGAAGCATGGAGCCATGTCAgcatattataataatgcaaaatattataatgctcaaggtgatgatgataatgatgccactgatgataataaatatatattacctCACCCATGGTCAAACAATTCACATCCGATCTGGAAAGTTTCATACACGATAATATCATATTTacaaattttattgaatttcattacaacgatgataataatttccagtttaataattttcattaatagtATAAGgaatgatttgaattctaTATGGACTACAAGAAAGAACGAATTAGAAATTGAATCCAAGATttgtaaagaaaaatattttctaaatcgATGTCATTTACATTCCAAGTTGCCGGCATTAGAAACTCAATGTGCCACATGGTCTGACTGTATGAATAGgaataatgatatctttTTCCGTGCAAGGTCTATATTAACAGCGAAATTAGTTGGTGACATTATAAATTCGTTTATTGATCCCATTGGATGGAAACCATTATTTGTCATACTATTTGGGTTAGCGATATGGTGTTTCAGTTCCAACTTTTTACTTGGGTTTGCTAGAGCCAAGATATATTATGGAGATCCTGTTAagtattatcatcatcagaagcaacaacagcaggGACAAGATCAAGGACAAAAGAGCCAAGAGCGGGAGCATAATCAGACGCGACATTCTTCCGATCAACCGTTAGTAGTACGTAAAATGTAA
- the PIH1 gene encoding Pih1p (similar to Saccharomyces cerevisiae PIH1 (YHR034C); ancestral locus Anc_5.317): MDFILRPVTTRTTSGSTKNGNTDCSDENKIISLKPVPKFVIKSKILSSSIDPVSKPFAVSNNKNKFIPNKKIFINVCYNDAIPKPSIDFSPNIVYPLIMSDKWEIPILTSSCRLDCDKKKDTCYVWDCIINTECLKWCLDDLQLREILIEWCLESVEISDNLSINRDTISLPKLKFKKNNLNVKTNEGDDDDGIPVMEVPWKELNKDFEKEIEKIIEDDKIDNPLKVLKLQRFHDIDDADHLNVNDQDENGLPPLFPNKMNESIGQDTKTKPLIEEVEISKLKIDNDVSRSNKSDEIRLSKDIKEKVKPDFEVTMRRTKDTTKYKLRIEIKSELKSSLDIKIEYFKDDNELIVENLDLVEFKEEKIKIPLPNIFDIKNVMECKCFFIKRDRLLVIYI, from the coding sequence ATGGACTTTATTTTGAGACCAGTTACGACGAGGACTACGTCTGGTAGTACGAAAAATGGTAATACTGATTGTAGTGATGAAAATAAGATTATATCACTTAAACCAGTACCAAAATTTGTAATTAAATCCAAGATTCTTTCATCATCCATTGATCCAGTTTCAAAACCTTTTGCTGtttcaaacaataaaaacaaGTTTATACCgaataagaaaattttcattaatgttTGTTATAATGATGCAATTCCCAAACCATCTATTGATTTTTCACCGAATATTGTTTATCCATTAATCATGAGTGATAAATGGGAAATCCCCATTCTAACATCATCATGTAGATTGGATTGTGATAAGAAGAAGGATACGTGCTACGTTTGGGATTGTATAATTAATACTGAATGTCTGAAATGGTGTTTGGATGATTTACAATTACGAGAAATTTTAATTGAATGGTGTTTGGAATCAGTTGAAATAAGTGATAATTTAAGTATTAATAGAGATACAATTAGTTTACccaaattgaaattcaagaaaaataaccTTAACGTAAAAACAAACgaaggtgatgatgatgacggGATACCAGTGATGGAAGTTCCTtggaaagaattaaataaagattttgaaaaagagattgaaaaaataattgaagatgataaaatcGATAACCCACTtaaagttttgaaattacaaagatTTCATGATATAGATGATGCTGATCATCTTAACGTCAATGATCAGGATGAAAATGGTTTACCGCCATTATTTCCTaataaaatgaatgaatCAATAGGACAAGATACGAAAACGAAGCCATTGattgaagaagttgaaatatctaaattgaaaattgataatgaCGTTAGTAGGAGTAATAAGAGCGATGAAATCAGGTTATCCAAGgatataaaagaaaaggtAAAGCCAGATTTTGAAGTAACTATGAGAAGGACAAAAGACACAACCAAATATAAACTTCGAATAGAAATCAAAAGTGAACTTAAATCCAGTTTagatattaaaattgaatattttaaagatgataatgagTTAATTGTTGAGAATTTAGATTTAGTTGAgtttaaagaagaaaaaatcaaaattccATTACCcaatatatttgatatcAAAAATGTAATGGAATGCaaatgtttttttattaaaagaGATAGACTACtggttatatatatctaa
- the PUT2 gene encoding 1-pyrroline-5-carboxylate dehydrogenase (similar to Saccharomyces cerevisiae PUT2 (YHR037W); ancestral locus Anc_5.308) yields the protein MLSLTKTARQTALMRSSVPSLRGSVRSLSQFGTVKPPVHIKNEPVKPFGSNDTKDWDLLRASLMKFKSSSLEIPLIINGERIYYNNSKRSFYEQRNPADHKEILANVTQATDLDVKDAINAATLAKQKWYQLSFYDRAAIFLKAADLISTKYRYDMLAATMLGQGKNVYQAEIDCITELSDFFRFNVKYAHKLYKKQPIQSATGVWNKAEYRPLEGFVYAVSPFNFTAIAANLIGAPALMGNTVVWKPSQSATLSNYLLLTVLEEAGLPKGVINFIPGDPESITNEVLNDKNFGALHFTGSTNVFKQLYGKIQNGIMDGKYKDYPRIVGETGGKNFHLVHQNCNLTNAIFSTIRGAFEYQGQKCSATSRLYLPSSKSEEFLNDFANILKQGNMIPVNTAAGTISGGDLHGFMGPVIHEQSFNKLVKVIEDAKEDPDLEIVYGGQYDKSKGWFVGPTVIKCKDPKHKYMTTEFFGPILTVYEYPDGEFSQVCDLVNETSIYGLTGSIFAKDRDIINLADEKLKFAAGNFYINDKCTGAVVAQQWFGGARMSGTNDKSGGENILSRFVSIRNTKENFLEINDFKYPSNY from the coding sequence ATGTTATCACTTACTAAAACAGCAAGGCAAACAGCTTTAATGAGAAGCTCAGTGCCAAGCCTTCGAGGTAGCGTAAGATCGTTGTCCCAATTTGGGACCGTCAAACCACCTGTCCACATCAAAAATGAACCGGTAAAACCTTTCGGTTCCAATGATACAAAGGATTGGGATTTATTAAGAGCatctttaatgaaattcaaGAGTTCATCTTTAGAAATTCCATTAATCATTAACGGTGAACGTAtctattataataattctaaGAGATCATTCTATGAACAAAGAAACCCTGCTGATCATAAGGAAATCCTAGCTAATGTCACCCAAGCTACTGACTTAGATGTCAAAGATGCTATTAATGCTGCTACATTGGCTAAGCAAAAATGGTATCAATTATCATTCTACGATAGAGCTGCCATATTTTTAAAGGCTGCAGATTTAATCTCTACTAAATATAGATACGATATGCTAGCTGCAACGATGTTAGGTCAAGGGAAAAACGTTTATCAAGCTGAAATCGATTGTATCACTGAATTATCTGACTTCTTTAGATTTAACGTCAAATACGCtcataaattatataagaaaCAACCAATTCAATCAGCTACAGGGGTTTGGAATAAAGCTGAATATAGACCATTAGAAGGTTTCGTCTATGCAGTGTCTCCTTTCAATTTCACTGCAATTGCAGCTAATTTAATTGGTGCCCCCGCCTTAATGGGGAACACTGTGGTTTGGAAACCATCACAATCTGCAACTTTATCCAATTATCTATTACTAACTGTTTTGGAAGAAGCTGGATTACCAAAGGGTGTGATTAATTTCATCCCAGGTGATCCAGAATCAATTACAAATGAAGTCTTAAATGATAAGAATTTTGGTGCTTTACATTTTACTGGTTCCACAAACGTCTTCAAACAATTGTATGGGAAAATTCAAAACGGTATAATGGATGGTAAATATAAAGATTATCCAAGAATTGTTGGAGAAACTGGTGGGAAGAACTTCCATTTAGTTCATCAAAATTGTAATTTGACAAACGCCATTTTCTCCACTATTAGAGGTGCTTTTGAATACCAAGGTCAAAAATGTTCAGCTACTTCAAGATTATATTTACCAAGTTCCAAAAGTGAAGAATTTTTGAACGATTTTGCTAATATCTTAAAGCAAGGTAATATGATTCCTGTCAATACTGCCGCTGGAACAATCAGTGGTGGTGACTTGCATGGATTTATGGGACCCGTCATCCATGAACAAagttttaataaattagtGAAAGTAATTGAAGACGCCAAAGAGGATCCTGATTTAGAAATCGTTTATGGGGGTCAATATGATAAGAGCAAAGGTTGGTTTGTTGGTCCAACCGTTATTAAATGTAAAGACCCTAAACATAAGTACATGACTACTGAATTTTTTGGGCCAATTTTAACGGTGTATGAATACCCTGATGGTGAATTTTCACAAGTTTGTGATTTAGTTAATGAAACAAGCATTTACGGTTTAACTGGTTCCATTTTTGCTAAAGACCGTGACATTATTAACTTAgctgatgaaaaattgaagttTGCTGCAGGTAACTtttatattaatgataaatgtACTGGTGCGGTTGTTGCTCAACAATGGTTTGGTGGGGCAAGAATGAGTGGAactaatgataaatctgGGGGTGAGAATATCTTGAGTAGATTTGTCAGCATTAGAAACACTAAAGAAAACTTCCTTGAAATAAATGACTTTAAATACCCTTCAAATTACTAA
- the SUR2 gene encoding sphingosine hydroxylase (similar to Saccharomyces cerevisiae SUR2 (YDR297W); ancestral locus Anc_5.314) yields MSEYVSETVTGAVKDSVNDVIRETLPLISTTRDSIFASMSDDVLALISPVISYWTFSGMFFILDHMKSAQRFKIHSLEEAEKRNRATKTHVLTHVLFQHMLQTAFGYLLIVTMDSTGTHHISQRPFYIAYAISFIKLAIAFLIIDTWQYWLHRLMHYDKRLYKNLHSVHHELYVPYAFGALFNSPLEGFLLDTLGTGIAMLITNLSAREQIILYNFATMKTVDDHCGYVLPWDPFQVLFKNNSIYHDIHHQPFGLKYNFAQPFFIFWDNLLDSNFKDFNIQDPNIQIPDNEKSFLKNKLDINKYHYFLKNRKSLKNKSKEEIEIEQEIESANSKKAN; encoded by the coding sequence ATGAGTGAATATGTCAGTGAAACCGTTACAGGTGCCGTAAAGGACTCTGTTAACGATGTAATTAGAGAAACCCTACCTTTAATTTCCACCACAAGAGATTCCATCTTCGCTTCCATGTCCGATGACGTCTTAGCATTAATCTCCCCAGTCATTAGTTATTGGACCTTCTCTGGTatgtttttcattttggaTCATATGAAATCTGCCCAAAGATTTAAAATTCATAGCTTAGAGGAAGCTGAAAAGAGAAATAGAGCAACAAAGACTCATGTCTTAACTCATGTCTTATTTCAACATATGTTGCAAACTGCCTTCGGTTATTTATTAATCGTCACCATGGATTCCACAGGAACTCATCATATCTCTCAAAGACCTTTCTATATCGCTTATGCTATTTCCTTCATCAAATTAGCCATCGCCTTCTTAATCATTGATACTTGGCAATATTGGTTACATCGTTTAATGCATTACGATAAGAGActttataaaaatttacaCTCTGTTCATCATGAATTATATGTCCCATATGCTTTCGGTGCTTTATTTAATTCTCCATTAGAAGGTTTCTTATTAGACACTTTAGGAACTGGGATTGCCATGTTAATAACTAACTTATCTGCAAGAGAACAAATCATCCTTTACAATTTCGCTACCATGAAAACTGTGGATGATCATTGTGGATACGTCTTACCTTGGGATCCATTCCAagttcttttcaaaaataattcCATTTATCATGATATCCATCATCAACCATTCGgtttgaaatataatttcGCTCAAcctttcttcatcttttgggataatttattagattctaattttaaagatttcaatattcaagatccaaatattcaaatccctgataatgaaaaatctttcttgaaaaataaattggatattaataaatatcattatttcttaaagaatagaaaatctttgaaaaataaatcaaaggaagaaattgaaattgaacaagaaattgaatctGCTAACTCAAAGAAAGCAAATTGA
- the NEL1 gene encoding GTPase-activating protein NEL1 (similar to Saccharomyces cerevisiae YHR035W; ancestral locus Anc_5.312), which yields MNISKTNSTTFHCLFKPFAEKLDFELEPNNDSIPISEKNNDSINPLKCDHCDAFFNQYSSIIQPSSLRCPFCEKITPIQSSFTKYATDTIHLSSYVLDKGIIPSSKSFLTVFVIDTICDKQELNALKENLIKNLENYSEKNGNNLNENMHLYALISTNSDGTIKIHYSNKKDSIVFSMDSFKTKYYSERFNFRYFIDKITMNNQLCYFQNIRDLIKELNSLEITSSITTRTKRPKRSFGLALFLATVLVTKLQCSQDTDWNNSMIISFLTGPCTKGPGKVLSRDYKINMRQFNNFNGNKNNSIISDLKSSKKFYDKLFRHSFGKVAHHLYISSLDQVGFLEMSSLYKDSACVQQFDTFTGSRFMICLKKNFELMRNDNVIYNLQMKTLKVPHITKLKLFNDKLLTTTLIPSSLTIPLEIITRDVSSNTSSEEPIIQFQITFEKNNRRYLKIVTIPLVMNNESKIQDNNNNNDDIGSLEIELYYFLKSLSFILLHSTNPLQLYKPNFLIENIHPAIVNQFNTLSFSSYYKYILNSPFFNSEGISPDERTFFINLCSNSNINMISKLLKPKLYNIENQGTRMVELNFDKESLILCKNKNENILVDGGNFIGIIRNSTDKVNPYDSILDKIRNERFPTPRVIHFTDGLSGPQDRYLKCKLVL from the coding sequence ATGAACATCTCAAAAACGAACTCAACCACTTTCCACTGTCTATTCAAACCCTTTGCAGAAAAGCTTGACTTTGAACTAGAACCTAACAATGATAGTATACCGATAAgcgaaaaaaataatgatagtaTTAATCCCTTGAAATGTGATCATTGTGACgcatttttcaatcaataTAGCAGTATAATACAACCATCTTCCCTTAGATGCCCATTTTGTGAAAAAATTACTCCAATTCAAAGCtcatttacaaaatatgcTACAGATACCATTCATTTATCGTCTTATGTTTTAGACAAAGGTATTATCCCTTCTTCCAAATCTTTTCTTACAGTCTTTGTCATAGACACAATATGTGATAAACAAGAATTAAATgcattaaaagaaaatttaatcAAAAACTTAGAAAATTATAGTGAAAAGAATGGGAATAATCTGAATGAAAACATGCATTTATACGCATTGATATCGACGAATTCCGATGGCACGATTAAAATCCACTATTCCAATAAAAAGGACAGTATTGTCTTTTCAATGGACTCCTTTAAAACGAAATATTACTCTGAAAGATTCAACTTTAGATATTTTATAGATAAAATTACCATGAATAATCAACTTTgttatttccaaaatataaGAGATCTTATAAAAGAGTTGAATAGTTTGGAAATTACATCATCAATAACAACTAGAACAAAGAGACCAAAAAGATCGTTCGGTTTGGCCTTATTTTTAGCCACCGTATTGGTTACAAAATTACAATGCTCACAGGACACGGACTGGAACAATTCAATGATTATTTCATTCTTAACAGGTCCTTGTACGAAGGGCCCTGGTAAAGTGTTATCAAGAgattataaaataaatatgagacagtttaataattttaatggcaataaaaataattctattatttctgatttgaaatcttcaaagaaattttatGACAAATTATTTCGACATTCGTTTGGGAAAGTCGCACATCATTTATACATATCTTCATTAGATCAAGTTGGATTTTTAGAAATGTcatcattatataaagaCTCTGCATGTGTACAACAATTCGATACATTTACAGGCTCCAGATTCATGATAtgtttaaaaaaaaatttcgaATTGATGAGAAATGATaatgtaatatataatttacaaATGAAAACTTTAAAAGTACCACATATTACTAAATTAAAGTTGTTCAACGACAAATTACTTACAACTACCTTAATTCCCAGTTCTTTAACAATACCTTTGGAAATCATCACACGTGATGTCTCATCGAATACATCCTCTGAAGAACCCattattcaattccaaataacgtttgaaaaaaataataggCGATATCTTAAAATTGTGACAATCCCACTTGTGAtgaataatgaatcaaaaattcaagataataataataataatgatgacaTTGGTAGTTTAGAAATTgaactttattattttttgaagagTTTATCCTTCATACTATTACACTCCACAAATCCACTTCAATTATATAaaccaaattttttaattgagAATATCCATCCAGCAATTGTTAATCAATTCAACACTTTGTCCTTCTCTTcttattataaatatattttaaattcacCATTTTTTAATTCGGAAGGCATTTCACCAGATGAAAGgacattttttattaatttatgttcaaattcaaacatAAATATGATCTCAAAACTTCTCAAGCCCAAATTATACAATATTGAAAATCAAGGAACAAGAATGGTagaattaaattttgataaagaatCCTTAATCCTTtgtaaaaataagaatgagAATATTTTAGTGGATGGTGGGAATTTCATTGGAATTATACGAAATTCAACAGATAAAGTGAACCCATATGATAGTattcttgataaaattAGGAATGAACGCTTCCCAACTCCCAGGGTTATTCATTTCACTGATGGATTAAGCGGACCTCAAGATCGATATTTAAAATGTAAATTGGTATTATAA
- the NDAI0C02220 gene encoding uncharacterized protein translates to MNKIAAIGAANGVKKLIIGQNGLLSTPAASHIIRSYHEKVTGGIILTASHNPGGPENDLGIKYNLANGGPAPESVTNAIWEVSKKLTSYKIVKDLPKLNLSKIGNDQKYGPLLVDIIDVTKAYVELLKEIFDFDLIKNFIQKQRETKNWKLLFDSLNGITGPYGHAIFVEEFGLPADEVLQNWHPKPDFGGLHPDPNLTYAKTLVERVDKEKIEFGAASDGDGDRNMIYGAGPAFVSPGDSVAIIAEYASEIPYFKKQGIYGLARSFPTSAAIDRVAAKHGLKCYEVPTGWKFFCALSMLRIIHLW, encoded by the coding sequence ATGAACAAGATTGCCGCCATTGGTGCTGCTAACGGTGTCAAGAAATTGATCATCGGTCAAAACGGTCTTTTATCCACTCCTGCTGCTTCCCATATCATCAGATCATACCATGAAAAGGTCACTGGTGGGATTATCCTAACTGCCAGTCATAACCCAGGTGGTCCAGAAAATGATTTAggtattaaatataatttggCTAACGGTGGGCCAGCACCTGAATCTGTCACTAATGCTATTTGGGAAGTTTCTAAGAAATTGACTTCCTATAAGATTGTTAAGGATTTGccaaaattgaatttatctAAGATTGGTAATGACCAAAAATACGGTCCTTTATTAGtggatattattgatgttACTAAAGCCTACgtagaattattgaaagagATTTTCGACTTCgatttaattaaaaatttcattcaGAAGCAACGTGAAACTAAAAACTGGAAATTACTGTTCGATTCTTTGAATGGTATTACTGGCCCATATGGTCATGCTATCTTCGTTGAAGAATTCGGTTTGCCTGCAGATGAGGTCTTACAAAACTGGCACCCAAAACCTGATTTTGGTGGTTTACATCCAGATCCAAATTTGACTTATGCTAAGACTTTGGTTGAAAGAGTCGATAAggaaaagattgaattcGGTGCTGCTTCAGATGGTGATGGTGATAGAAATATGATTTATGGTGCCGGTCCAGCATTCGTCTCCCCGGGTGATTCTGTTGCTATTATCGCTGAATATGCTTCAGAAATTCCTTACTTCAAGAAACAAGGTATTTATGGGCTAGCACGTTCTTTCCCAACATCCGCTGCTATTGATCGTGTTGCCGCTAAGCATGGTTTGAAATGTTATGAAGTTCCAACTGGTTGGAAATTCTTCTGTGCTTTATCGATGCTAAGAATTATCCATCTGTGGTG